TGAAATCACCTATTCCTACGCAAAATCCCTATTAAAATTGGAGGCATATCTCAAGTCAAACTGCCAAGTGTTCATGAATTCATGTTTTTAACTTGACTTATTTATGATTCCACAATTTCCAATATATATATGGGGTCCTTCGTCTTTatcttttatatattaaaaaaattaatatgatgCGTTATCGTGGATTACGTGTTTGATCGTATGACATGCTGTTAGCATGGCATCCATAAATGCAATTTCTGAGCGCAACCCAACTGCTGTATTCCATTATTTCTTAAAAAGATTCAAGAAAAAAAGAGTGTATAGCCATGGATGAAGAGAACCCGAAAAATGTTCTTGAGGTTCCTCTTATTGTTCCAAGTTCAAGAACTGAAAATGGTTGTGATCATATTAATTTAGGGGGAAGAATTAGAAGATTTAGATGGGTTAAGATAAAATCGAGCATTGTCATCTCAGATTCGATCATTGAACTGAAGCAACAACTGAAGTTAGCAGGGCCCCTTTGTGTGGTGAGTCTTTTGCAGTACAGTTTGGAGATAATTTCTGTGATGTTCGTCGGTCATCTTGGAGAGCTTTCCCTTTCTGCTGCTTCAATGGCGACCTCTTTTGCTTCTGTCACTGGCTTTAGCTTCATGGTATTACTATATTTTCAATCATTATTTTATTAGTGGGTCCCACGTTTATTTATAATCGTCGTTGAACAATTAATTCTCCGTATTTATTTGAGTTTGTCATGAAATTAGATCCTGCGTGTTATTTGATTCTTTGTTTTGCAATTATAACTCTTTCTTTTAATTTTCCTTTAGCATTCAGGCTTTTGATTCAAAACATTGATAATTGGTTCTTTCATAGGACCcacatagtaaaaaaaaaaaagtagatagATGGTAGAGAGTAGAAACCAACAAACAGTAAGTGATATGCACATGGCAAACGTGTAAACGTTACGTACCCTGAAAATTTGTTTGTAGCATAAGAAAACTAGTATGGATGgagttatatatttttttaacccATAACAGGAACCTACTTATAGTTCTTCATGGATAATGGCAATGTACTCTATATTTTTAATGATAAGAGCAACATATTATATTTTgctaccaatatatatatatatatatatatagcaatctTCTTTATTTGTTACATATCGCTATTATGCGTAAGTAAATGTAATTACATTGTCATTATGGGTAAAAAAATGTGTGTTGTTTAAAGAAACTATAATTACATTGATGTTGTGTGTTACATATTGATATTTCACGAAAAAAAATGTAATTATGATGCTATTATGGGTAAAGAAATTTAACTACATTGCTAGCTAGTATAGATAAAAGGCAAAATACGTTGCTAATTCCTACAATTTACTCAAATGTTATTCCTTTTGAGTACTCTGGTTGTCCAATAGTTGTCCTCTTTTTATCTTTTGGATGCCAAATTTATATTTAGAAAATAGTAGTGTACCTTGTGATGGAATTATTGATTCATCAAATATCTTCACATCAAtttaaaaataactaaatcaaGTTTCTGTGATTATAATTAGCTTGGAATGGGAAGTGCACTGGAAACATTCTGTGGACAAGCTTATGGAGCAGAACAATATCGTATGCTTGGTGTACACACACAAAGAGCAATGGTTGTACTCATGCTTATGGCTATTCCTATATCCATCATATGGACTTTCACATGCACAATCTTTACTTTTTTTGGACAAGATTTAGAGATCTCAACTAAAGCTGGATCATACACACGTTGGTTGATTCCAAGTATCTTCCCTTATGGGCTTCTTCAATGTCAGTTGAGATTCTTACAAGCTCAAAGTAACACAAAAGTTTTGATGATAAGCACTGGATTAACAAGTTTAATTCACATTCTTGTTTGCTGGATTTTGGTTTTTAAGTTGGGATTAGGTTGTGAAGGGGCTGCACTTTCTTGTGCTGTTTCTTATTGGATTAATGTGTTGATTTTGTCGATTTATATCAAGTTTTCTCCTGCTTTTGAAAAAACATGGACGGGTTTTTGTAAAGAAGGTGTGACAAATCTTGGCGACTTTCTTGTGTTGAGCATACCATCTGCACTCATGGTCTGGTTAGTTAGTCTGGAATGTGAATATATAGTGGTATAATTTTCTTCAATGTTTTTTATAATCGAGTTCAATTTTATGAGATGCATAGGGGTTGTAAATTGTAATTTAGTATTGTGTTTGTTTTAGAAAAGAAACTAATGTgatttatgtttatgtattagcTTGGAGTATTGGTCTTATGAGTTCCTCGTGTTCATGTCTGGTCTTCTTCCAAATCCAAAACTTGAAA
The genomic region above belongs to Lactuca sativa cultivar Salinas chromosome 4, Lsat_Salinas_v11, whole genome shotgun sequence and contains:
- the LOC111907027 gene encoding protein DETOXIFICATION 16 isoform X1 — protein: MDEENPKNVLEVPLIVPSSRTENGCDHINLGGRIRRFRWVKIKSSIVISDSIIELKQQLKLAGPLCVVSLLQYSLEIISVMFVGHLGELSLSAASMATSFASVTGFSFMLGMGSALETFCGQAYGAEQYRMLGVHTQRAMVVLMLMAIPISIIWTFTCTIFTFFGQDLEISTKAGSYTRWLIPSIFPYGLLQCQLRFLQAQSNTKVLMISTGLTSLIHILVCWILVFKLGLGCEGAALSCAVSYWINVLILSIYIKFSPAFEKTWTGFCKEGVTNLGDFLVLSIPSALMVCLEYWSYEFLVFMSGLLPNPKLETSMMSVSLTTSSVIFRIPYGFGSAVSTRVSNELGAGKPKAAQLAARVVIFLAITEGVFISLLLVAIRHIWGYLFTNEKEVVSYMSSIMPVLALSNFMDGIQGVLSGTARGCGWQNIGAIVNLGAYYIVGLPCSATLTFLLHYGGMGLWIGIIGGSGLQAIVFLVITMRTNWEQQAINARIRVCGGS
- the LOC111907027 gene encoding protein DETOXIFICATION 16 isoform X2 produces the protein MDEENPKNVLEVPLIVPSSRTENGCDHINLGGRIRRFRWVKIKSSIVISDSIIELKQQLKLAGPLCVVSLLQYSLEIISVMFVGHLGELSLSAASMATSFASVTGFSFMLGMGSALETFCGQAYGAEQYRMLGVHTQRAMVVLMLMAIPISIIWTFTCTIFTFFGQDLEISTKAGSYTRWLIPSIFPYGLLQCQLRFLQAQSNTKVLMISTGLTSLIHILVCWILVFKLGLGCEGAALSCAVSYWINVLILSIYIKFSPAFEKTWTGFCKEGVTNLGDFLVLSIPSALMVCLEYWSYEFLVFMSGLLPNPKLETSMMSVSLTTSSVIFRIPYGFGSAVSTRVSNELGAGKPKAAQLAARVVIFLAITEGVFISLLLVAIRHIWGYLFTNEKEVVSYMSSIMPVLALSNFMDGIQGVLSGTARGCGWQNIGAIVNLGAYYIVGLPCSATLTFLLHYGGMGLWIGIIGGSGLQAIVFLVITMRTNWEQQVSN